TGATGATTTCGAAGATGTGCGGTTTCAAGTTTAAAGATGATTGCTGCTTCACttgtataatttcacttcaaTTGAAAAATCATATGTGCTGACTCATATGTGTTTATTAActattattgttgatgattaggTTATGCTGTTATGGATATTACTAACTATTATTGGCTAACTAATAATTggatttataaattatatcatcAGGTGAACATTGTTGACTCTGTTGGGTCTAGAGACAGTTTTGTAGTTGCTATTTCATAAGGTTTTATACATAATTTGCCAATGGTTAATACATTAGCAATTGCAAATGCAGTGAGTGCTGCAACAACCATGGGCTGTGGTGCTGGTAGGAATGTAGCATCCCTGGAAAAAATAGTTGATATATTAagatcacttaacctcaatgaaaatgatgagttttggtccaaaattctccaaaagaaAGTGGTAGATCAGGAAGTAACATGTCTGTCAAATATTGTGAATGGAAACAAAAATTATCTCAACTTTGTCTCATTTGACCAGGCTGCCTCTGAGCTCTTGCCTAAGCTTGAGTTTCCACAATCAGTGGAGAATGTTCCAACTTGATATTTTATGGACAGTAGGTTGTAGCCACTATTTATCCACTCATGTCAACTAACCCTTCTCTAGATTCTCTTAACTTGTCTCCTTCTTCCtctaaaattcaataaaatcttCAAGCATATATGTCACTAAATTTTCTATAATCTCTTTTTGGCTGActgaaaataattgatttaaagggtttttattgttttaatgcTTTTTATGACAACTTATTATGtttaatactaaaataaaaataagcacATCTTATACATTGATCcataatttttttgttattgaTTTTGAATAAACTTTATTGAATGATATATCAAGACAAGCCCACATATACTATAAAGTACAAAACAGCTGTATTAGTAGAGGTGTTTACCAGATTAAAGCTTTATGATGTAGATTTTTTTGCAGGTGGTCTTGTCATATATTGGAGTCGGAGCTTTATCATACTGGACACGCTTAGTGGAAATTCAGGAAAACGGGGAACTGTTGCTCCACCCGAGCGACAACACACGTCTTCGTGCATGTACATGCAGAACATGTCTATTGTATTGTGATAACATGATGCAGAATACGACTGAGGTTGCAGAGGATCTATCCAAATATTGCATCAAAGAAGTTGAGAAACCACATGTAGATAGGAGTAGTGATATTCTTCCTATGACCCGGATTCCTTTACAAATTTCTCAAAACATTCAAGGTTTGGTTTCTAACTTGAGTATTTATAAATTGGCAGTAAAATGTTAGAACACAAATACCTTCGAATTAAAACTTTATCGTATAGAATATGGTAATTATAATGTCCTATCATCTGATGTACATTTGTGGTTTAATTTCTTCAAGTCTTGCTACAAGGCCCGAAAAAGTTGTTGGTTCTACAATGCATTATAACAACTGTGGGGTGGCAATAGAAACCGAACAATGGAACGTAGTTAGTAATGCAACTGTTTTGACTCAGTATGTTGCTTCAAGCTCTCCGCGAAGAAATTCAAACTATTAAAGCAAGAGGATAGAATATGATGGGATTGAAGGTTCAAACGGGATGCAATATAAAGTAAGTTGTTCCTACTCAAACGGAACAGGCAGCCAGTGGTATTGATATTTTGATACAATGTAAAATTTACATGGCTTAAAACAACTTTGTGCCAAGAAGATCTTCTTGATGCATGGATTTCATGTGCTACACCTAATCTTAATCTTCTAAACTGCAAAAAGTTTAAGTCGCATTAGCATAACCTTGACTATGATCAATTTAGGGTAGCTTGAAAGGTTAACTTATAAAGAATAAGTTTCTAGCTAGCGATTTCGTCAATGGAAGGATTGGAAGGGTGATTTGCAGGGACCAGTTGATGATTTGCTCACACTAAGAAAAATGGATAATGAAGAGTTATggataagaaaaagaaagagagagaatgggagATACAATggtttgtgtgtttgtgtttaaGAGGTTTTATAAGGGAAAAAATTGAAATGCCAAATCAGAATAACATAATGCATATGCCTTGGTGCCAATGTTGCCTAATGGCTACCATAAAATGTCACaaattgattggttaaaatataGTAGTATGTCATTTGGCATgtcaataaaaaattcaaatttttactGTGGCAATATTGTTTTCATTAATTATAattcattttcttctttcttgGCATCAACTACTATATTAAGAATTCTAATGCCTCATTTATTTACATTTAAATCCTAATCTAATCCATAGATTAATGGTATTTTAAGGTTAAAACAGTCATTACGGGTTAATTaccttttaataatttttttatgttattattaataCTAATTCAATCATCACATAGCCTTTTCCAATACCCAACCTTCTTTCAGATATCCCATGCGCGTATTTTCCTTCTTTCCACCTCCCAAAATCAATTTTTTGCAGCTTCCAATGAATCGTGCTAGCCGTCGCCCCTTCGTTTTCTTATTCTTCCTCAATATTAATTCTGCCATCTACAGACAATTGCATGTTCCATCTTCATCCGTAAACCCCAACCCCAGACCATTGCATCTTCCGTCTTCATCCCCAAAGTGAAAAGAGGAGTGGTGTTTGATGATGATGGATGCCGATCTGGTAACAGTGGAGTCGTGGTTACTCCGGAAAGGAAGGTCATTTTCCAACGGTGTTGGATCTGGTATAATCGGTGATTATCAAAGGCCCTAACAGTACAAAATTCAAAAACAAGTTTCTCTATTTTGAAATCTCTTTTACATtctatgattttgttgttgtaattattcttttgctttgaagattcttatTGATATTTCCAATGCTTTAGGTTTGTTTGATTTCCACATATAATTCCTTGCTAGacattttatctttttctttagTCGCTACATGGTTTGGTTTCTTCTCTTCATCGGTTAGTTGCAGAAAGAGTACTATTGAAGCTTTGTTGGAGAAGATGAAAGAAGTTGCGTTGGTACCTGATTTTTCGCCGTTTCCAATTAATCAATTTATGGCTACTCTTACTCATTCTATTTAGGCTTTCTTCTgcttttaaatttcatttttgcatatgtttctaaattttaagttttatatgtttaattatgtgattaggtttCTCCATGATCCGGAAAGATGGGGAAGGGAGGCAAATCCGCTAGGCTGACAAAATTCAACAGATCTGGAATACCAGAGCTTTACATTGAGGTTCCTGAAACTGTAACAGTTTTGATCCTTTAATTTTTTGGAAATCGGGTTCACTAAAGGTATATATAGCTTGCCGATTAGTGAgttattttgtttcaaaaattacttctACCATTCTTGACCAATCTGATTCTGTTTGTTTCTATCGCACTACTTTAGCTCAACATCAAAGCTATGATTTTCTTGCATGAAATTTTTTCCATAGAAAGAATTACAGTGTTGTGATGTTTATCTCAGGTTGTGGTTGCTCAAGCAGTATTAGCCTACTAAGTGTTCGATGAAATGTCTGTGTTGGTGACGGGGTTTCAAATTTCCAAGAAATGAAGAAAGGAGGGCCCCCACTAGAGAAATGGATATCATATGTTACTCAATCCGCTAGGTTGATGACAAAGATATGCCTTATTGGTAAAGTTTATCATTTTTATATGCTATGATGATACTAAGTTTATTAATCCCATTCATACATATAGTGTTTTGCGATACTTCGACATTCATGTCGAACTTGAGTGTTTGCCAGAGAAGACTACAAATTTTATTAATTCTTATgtatttgattgatttattaagaTTCTTATTGATATTTCCAATGTTTTAGGTTTGTTTGATTTCCATATATAATTCCTTACTAGACATTTTATCTATCTCAGCTTAGAAGATTATAACTTTTTTGAATATGCACCATGAAGTTGCTGCTGCGGATTTGTATGTGTCCATTTACTACAGTGAGCTGTCAAAAACACTCATCCTTACAAACAGGTTTTGCTTGTCATTTGAACTATTATAATTACTCTCTCCCTTCATAATTATAatatcaaaaaatttaaattacctTTAATTTACATGATAAACCCTGTTATTAAACAACTAAAACTTTTCTTATTCTATGGGTAAAAAAGACTTttgacaaaataaattaatatcatTGTTTTGGCATTTCTTACGGGTGATATGTCACACTCTTATTTTTTCTTGGTATTTTATAATTATCTTAATTTTTACAAATTATATTACAAAGTTATTATGTAATCACAATAGTGATGTTGTCAGAGACAAGAAACCAGAATATACACAACAGTGatgttttatattaaaaatgattaaCAATTTTGAAAATACACAACCGTGATGTTTTGTATTAAAAATGAttaacaatttctttaataaaatgATTATTGATTCAGATCCACTATAAAATGCACTgcaatgtaatttttttattgtatttttaaattaattacatTGAATTTTCTAAATTCTAAATGTGTAATAAATTATCTGAAATATGTTTATTGTATTAgattatattgaatttttttactttagcctgttaaattttttaaaatttttttttccaatCCTAATTATTattcaaaagatttttttttgcaTTCTACAAGTTATTGATATCACGTTATTATATTTCCTGTCAATACCAATTGTTCTAAAATGCATTATTTTTATAAGACAAAAAAATGCGCTACCTTTTTAGTTATGTCATTAAAACCTATGAAATCTTACAATCATCAcactatcttttatttatttctttaccaACTATCTTACGTTTCCAAAAACAAAATCTTTTGCATTTTACACCAATGAATTTTTTTACTTTAGCCGGTTAACTTTTTTTGGTTTTTCAATCCTAATTATTATCCAAAAGTTTTTTTTTGCATTCTACAAGTTATTGATATCACGTTATTATATTTTTCTGTCAATACCAATGGTTCTAAAATGCATtatttttataaggcaaaaaaAAATGCACTACCTTTTTATTTATGTCATTAAGAAATTTTATAATCATTAcactatcttttatttatttctttaccaACTATCCTACGTTTCCAAAAACAGAATCTTTGTATTTCAATGACCTGTTAATAGTGGTGCAACCTATACAAATTAATGCAGATGGCTTTTGAAATCTTTTTGCAAGTTTGAAGGCTATTTTAGATTTCTATGTGTTATtaacaattaattttatttacgTGTGATTAATATGTGTTATTAAGAAGTAATatttattaaagtttttttttcctcttttgaATTTTTCTGATGATGTTTACCTATAAAAtcaattaagaagaaaaaaaattgacaaacttttagaaccatgatttaattaattcattaaattaaattttattttcaaataattgaGATAAGGTTAATTTAAATACTTAAAAATTACTTAAatagtaaattaattaattagcggTCAATTCACAAATATAACCCTGATTAATATTGATATAATTAAAAGTCGAATTTTAATGTAATATTTGCTCGGGATATTAATGTAGAAATTGACCAAATTATTTTTCACTTTATAAACCTTTTCATTTCCCAACTTGATTAATGATGTTGAGTGACtcactttttaaatttaaaatatgataCCTTAATGTTTATAGTTAAATGTAAtcattattatgattttttttttttttactttatttcaaACGGAACTGTAATTTTTATTTCTCTTTATTGCAATACATCAATTATAACTCACACTGTCTTTTTATATATATCATTGAGTAAAGTGACAATAATAACGATATGCTATTAACATCGATATTGTGAATGTGACAATAATAACGATACACTATTAATATCAATATTCTGAGTAAATAATATTCAAGTttaatatctattttttattactattaatccttattattcaataataataatatactattattaatatttaatttttggaatttttaaaatcaaaaatttaatatttatgatatattttattttaaaccattaaccctaaatattttaattaaatcatcgtttattaactttaatttatagtTCTTACGCAACAGTGATGGTTActacttttttaaatattttttaattaataaataagaaattaaattaaatttattctcATAttcattatgattatttttaaaacatatcattaaatatttatttaatatatgaatagaatcatataaatttacaatacatgaaaattttaaaattatagggaTGTCTGACGGGCCGAACCTTTTTTctaacgggccgacaaaatattcaCTTAAATTCTAACGGGcggacaaaatatttacttaaattgaacagaTACTATAGATCATATGTTCTAACGGGGCGACAGAATATAGGTTTTTAATCcacatattaaattttttaaaatttttcaaacttttatcTCAAttggtttataattaaaaatcaaaatttatttagtcatctattttttttagtaaaatatttatttttgactgAACGAGActacttaatttatatatcttttatatacttttattaaccattactatattatatttatttattatttataattacattCTCTTGCTAGTTTTCAATAAAGAAATGTATAGGTAGGGGTGTACAACAGTCAATGTGAAGCGGTGTTGGGTCGGAAGTTGTTCATCGAgcaaaaagataaataaaattaagataaataaaattagggttaaatacgtttttagtccctataaatatgaggccttgtatttttagtccctataaaagtttttttcaatgaatggtccttataaaattattatgcacataATTTCAGTCCCTACTgccaaaccaatgtgtattttaaaatgattattgtgcagacatgttcataatgttttaaaaagtttctggaaaaaaaagtaattcaaaatttactttctaagctgagattttcattacttttatcattattttttgaaatttgaaaaaatcatatttaattcttctcattttaaaaaattctaaaacttagtaaataaatattttacagtattctaaacatatataaaaaaatttattcaaaaatttaaaaattacaggataattaaacagtttttaaaattttaaaaaatagcagagACTGAAATTGCGTGCATAAAAgttttagaaggaccattcattaaaagaaaattttatagggactaaaaatgcaggtcgcatatttatagggactaaaaacgtatttaacccataAAATTAACAACTCAGTTCGGCCAATTTTCAATATCTGATACCACGGGTGACCGTTCAAATGGATAGATTGATGTGGTTTTTAGCTAATTTAATTGGTGATCTACATCCTTTTCTATGGAGAAAATCAgctaaacataaaaaaaaatcaactaaTTTAATTGGGAAAAAAATACTGAAGTCCAGGGAATTTCAATTAAATCTAATGGTAgaatttgatttaaatttgatATTACTTCCGCGAACAACAAATatcatatatataaaattaattatttttaatttatgctTTTAACAATGattgtttttaaattatatttatattcgtTATCATGACCATTTTTAACTATAAAATATTctgttaattaaaatatttttatatgtaaaaaaattttatgcatgcactaattatcactcttgaaaataataaaatctttcgatttattaatattaatttttttctttttgttcttattatattttaaaaacaaatgtgcGTAAtacacgggtacccgtgcgaatgcacgggtaccCCAATATTAGCGTCTCAGAATGAATACCCGTGCGGACGCTTATAATTTTGCTACTACATCATATATATTCTATtctttatcaatttcatttttaattttattatgtatcTTTACTGAATGAAATGCATCATGATAATAATTACATAAGCGTGCCAGAATGGGTACCCGTGCGAGCACACGGGTATCCTCCATATTTTTTAACGGGAATATGaaattattgaataaaatattgaatattaatgagaaaatgatgtttattgatcaaaatattgaatattaacgggaacatgaagttaatgatcaaaatattgaatattaacggtaacctaaaattattgatcaaaatattaagggttaaatacgtttttagtccctacaaatatgcgaccctgcatttttagtccctataaaattttccttcaatgaatggtccttctaaaacTTTTATGCACGCAATTTCAGTctctgctattttttaaaattttaaaaactgtttaattatcctgtaatttttaaatttttgaatacatttttttatatatgtttagaatactgtaaaatatttatttactaagttttagaattttttaaaatgagaagaattaaatatgatttttttcaaatttcaaaaaataatgataaaagtaatgaaaatctcaacttagaaagtaaattttgaattacttttttttccagaaactttttaaaacattatgaaaatgtctgcaaaataatcattttaaaatacacattggtttggcAATGAAATtatgtgcataataattttataaggaccattcaATGAAGAAAacttttatagggactaaaaatacaaggtttcatatttatagggactaaaaacgtatttaaccctaatattaaatattaacgctATTGATCAACTGATCAAAATATGTTTTtgctataaaaaaaatacaatattgaACCAAATAAACATGTCAGAACGGGGTATCCGTGCGGACGGGTATCACACtagtttatagtttatatgaTGATGGCAATTAATCACGGTGAAATCACTCACTCTAAAAGTCACTCCTTCATCCCAAACTAAAGTAAAGACATGAATCCGTCAAAACTAACTCCCACGGCTCTTGGGTTCCCTTTATGTATGTACTTCCATCCAAAGTAAGCAATTGGCAATATCACAAGCCCCGTAGCAAGAGAAAGCCCAACAGCTTCTAAAGTTGCAAACCAAATCAGAGGCAGCTTGAATAAGCTGCCGCAAGCCACGTAAACTCCTGAAGCTGAAGCATTTAGCCACAGCATGGCCAAATAAAAGACCGTTGAAACAGTCAATAGCATCCCCGTCAATATTTGGAATCTGAGTCGCAGCGGTAAAACCatgataaatattataataaagcTTATTATAAACATTGTCATATGTACCACTTCTGGGTAGTAGGCACGAAATGCTTCCTCAGGGGTGTATCTGGATTTTATAACTTTGAAGGGATCAAATTGATTGGTAGAGGTTTTTGTGAGGCCACAGAGGGTGACACTGAATATCCCTAGGTAAGTCTTAAGTTGTTTTGAAGGAAGATTTCGCAGACTCTCAGTTGCATAAGCCATAAAAGACTTCCGGGTAGAATCACTTTGTTCAACTCCAATAATTCTTCCACTTGCCTGGAGAAAAACTTCATTAATGTTTGTTTTCAAATGTAATGCATTTTTATTCATCTATCCAGTAAGACATTATATTTAATGTACATAAGATTAATCAATTATAAAAAtaagattaatttaattaagcaACAGTTAATTCAATTAACGATCTAAATTGTGGTTAATCCAACTATAGAAATTGATTATTTTTAGTGTAAATTGAATTATCCATTGGTACAACGTTGTATTAATCATATCTTTACACGCGATTCACTAATTATAGCGAGTGTAGAAAAAAGTTAGAAATGCTTCAAACATCAATTTATAATAATCAAGAGATCAAAAAACATCCAAAAGTATATAAAACGCACCTGAGCACGTCTTATGAGTCTCTCATTTCCGGCTGGTATGTTCTGCCTCTGCCAGCGCCAGAACGCCCTCTGCCAGTACGTTCATAAGAGACAAAATAATCAAAATCAATTAGTACATTAAATGCATCCACTTACATGAGAAATAAGAGATTTCTAGGTAGCATAAATAAGGATATAATTATTTGCAGCCCAATTCACCCTGTGTTTTACAGCTACAACTCAGTTTTTTGGGGGGTTGGTTGAAAAAGAGGGCAAAAGTCCTACCTAACAAAGATGATAAGACAATTACTGTAAGAGAGAAGCTATTATAAGAGAGAAGGACAGAGAATTGGGCAATGATCTATATGCACAAAATTGTTTTGCAAAACAGAAGATGTTAGCCAAAAAGATTTTACTCTACATCTTTCAAGAAATTTAACTTGCCTTGTTCTTTTGATTTGAATAGGTACAAAAGCATAAAGCAATTTAAGAAATTCCAGTTAGTTGCACAACTTAAAAACTAATAGTACAATGAAGTAACAGAATTTTAATCACTTACCAGATCATCAGGATCAAATTCCCCCTGCTCTATACCATGCTGTGGAGCCAAATCTGCCCCCCCGATTGATGCCTGGACGCATCGAAAGACAAATTATTTAACACCCATAAATTAGTTGCATAACATAAATTAGCTGCATAATCCTAGACACATCGAAAgagaaattatttacaaaaatttaatgtggatttaacttttaattataaaatgctgtgaaaaatatgtatttaattaatttatattttttaaatgaaaattacatccgtaaagttgaaagaaaaaaaattataagctttaagttataaattatttaaattaacatGTAAAAATGTATTATAAGctttaagttataaatatttaaattaacatataAAAGTACTCCCTctatcccaaattataagagaaaatgattttttagattcattgaataattaatgtatctgaactatatatatagaccagatatattaattattcaataaatctaaaaagtgattttctcttataatttgggacggagggagtatattatAAGGGTGAGATAATTTAATAGTTGTAAAAAATATGAATTCGATTAAGTTAGCTCAGATGATATCTATTTAAGGTATCCGATTGCGGGATCACTGCGATATCCTACTTATCCGTCTTTAAGAGGTGAAAATCGGGCTATTATGCAGACCAAAATAAATAAtctataaattcaaaaataatcttgcaacaaaaaaaaaaccaatcaACTCTGCACTTACTACATTGGATTCCTCTGGCTCCCTTTCAAGCTCTAGCACCAGAGCTTCCCACCCTGGTGGTATCTGAATGTATTGACATAACATTTACAAGTTAGTTGCATCTAACAAAGAGCTGCTAAGCAAATACAAAATTATCCTACAAGACAATTACTATAAGAGACAAGCTATCATCAGAGAGGATAACAGAAGTGGGTAAGATCTATATGCACAAAATTGTTTTGCAAAAGATTTTACTCAAAATCTTCCAAGAAATTTAACTTGCCTTGTTCTTTTGATTCAGATAGGTCCAAAAGCATAATAGCAATTTAAGATAGTCCAGTTAGTTGCACAACTTAAAAGCCCCGCAAAAAAGTCACAAATTTTTAATCACTTACCAGATCAGGATCCAATTCCCCCAGCTCTATAACATGCTCTGGAGCCAAACCTTCCCTCCATAGTGGTGCCTGGACTCATTGAAACACACATTATTTAACAACCATATATCAGTTGCATCTAACAAAGATGATAAATAAGAAATATATAATTAAGAGGTGATAAACAATTAATACCGGTATCCTACAAGACATTTACTATAACATACAAGCTATCATAACTCATAAGAGAGAAGGACAAGATATTAGCATGCATTTGCCAATTACATTACCATATACTATCACTCTTGTATTTAACTAACTCGTGTTCCTGCTGCTCCAACCACTGATCATGTTGCATCAGTCCCTTTTACCTCTTCTTCTGGCCTTCCTACTGCACCTACTTTATCCTCACCTTCGCCTTCCCCACGTGTTCCTTCTCTTTCCATTGTTCATCCCACAGGGCATTCCACTGGAATTATTAAAAGACCTGGTTACTTGGAGGATTACCACTGCAACGCACCAACTCTGTTGGAAACATTATCTACCTCAATCATACACTGCCTGACATTGCTTTCTCCGCTCAACAAGTCACCCACCATGTTTCCAAGCCTCTTGGATCTCATTTTCATGCTGCAACTCATGAGCCCAGGTACATAAAGCATCTCAAGGTAAAGGTTTATTGTTTCCTGCATCCATTTCCCTATGTCTATTTGGTTTTGCGGTTTCCAAATGCGAGTGTTGTTTGGACACTCGAAGATGAAAACCCATCAACGGTTATTGTGTATTTCTTGGCCCTGCTCTCATTTCCTGAAAATCTAAGAAACAATCCACTATTTCTACATCCTCCTCCGATGCTGAATATCAACCTAGCTAGTCTCTCTTGCTAAATTCAATGGCTTCACTATCTACTTAATCTGCGCACTCCATTGAATTCACCATCATGcatccatttttttttatttaacaccACTGGTTTAATCCGGTTCGGGgatcagttctggcatcaagtggttccagctcCCTCCTGATCGCAGTTGAgagggatcgaaccgtggttcgacCTACCAAGTCTagcgtcaatcaccactaaaCCAACTAACGCACCATTAAATGCATCCATTTAAGAGACAATAACTtacataaaatattgaatattaataaattagacaTTGTAACGCACCAGATCACGTCTCATGAGCCTCTCATTTCCAGCTGATACATCCTGGGCACGCATCTGCGAGTCCTTTTCATAAGAAACAAAAAGTCCACAACATCAACAAAACCATTGAGCAGTACTTAAAAGAGCTACTCCCAAAAGGAGGGAAAAAGTCCTAACAAATTGATGATAGATAAAAGACATGGTTAATAACTAATACCAGCATCTCAATTAATACATGTATCCTAAGACAAGGACATAGAATCGGCATACTAAAAGACAATCGCTATAAGAGACAATCAATCATAAGAGAGAAGAACAGAGAATTGGCAAGTCCAAAAACAGAAAAGCAATTTTAGCAAGTCCAATGAAGTCACAAGTTTTAGAACTTACCTCATTCAATTCATCCATCGATCTCAACAACCTTGTCTTTCCCTGATTAGTTTGTCTTGTGTTTTCTGACAAAAAGAACAAAACGTTATGCAAAAAACAAAGAGCAAAtggatttttttctttaaaaaatttgattaaataaatttttttattaatatttttcttaCGCGTCTTGCTTCATTCTCTCCTATTTTCGATTAATATTTTAGTTTTCAAGTTCCACATATCATACACACTGGAAGGTTCGTTGCTGCTTCAATTCTAACAAtacaaaacttaaataaaaactcACACTGCATTTAGATATTCCACACGTCCACGTGTCAATGCCTGATTGCAGGAATTtcacaagaagaagaaaaatgagtGTAAAATTCTTCAATCATGATTAACCTGTTCCcggtaaattaaaatattaatcttTTCCTGGACTAATTCTACTTTGTCAACGCATTTTTACTTTAATTTGCCCTTTCTTTCTACTAGTATTTAACGTATCAATGAAATTTTTGTATTAGTCAA
The Vicia villosa cultivar HV-30 ecotype Madison, WI linkage group LG6, Vvil1.0, whole genome shotgun sequence genome window above contains:
- the LOC131609903 gene encoding uncharacterized protein LOC131609903 isoform X2 produces the protein MDELNEMRAQDVSAGNERLMRRDLAPLWREGLAPEHVIELGELDPDLIPPGWEALVLELEREPEESNVASIGGADLAPQHGIEQGEFDPDDLRAFWRWQRQNIPAGNERLIRRAQASGRIIGVEQSDSTRKSFMAYATESLRNLPSKQLKTYLGIFSVTLCGLTKTSTNQFDPFKVIKSRYTPEEAFRAYYPEVVHMTMFIISFIIIFIMVLPLRLRFQILTGMLLTVSTVFYLAMLWLNASASGVYVACGSLFKLPLIWFATLEAVGLSLATGLVILPIAYFGWKYIHKGNPRAVGVSFDGFMSLL
- the LOC131609903 gene encoding uncharacterized protein LOC131609903 isoform X1; the protein is MDELNEDSQMRAQDVSAGNERLMRRDLAPLWREGLAPEHVIELGELDPDLIPPGWEALVLELEREPEESNVASIGGADLAPQHGIEQGEFDPDDLRAFWRWQRQNIPAGNERLIRRAQASGRIIGVEQSDSTRKSFMAYATESLRNLPSKQLKTYLGIFSVTLCGLTKTSTNQFDPFKVIKSRYTPEEAFRAYYPEVVHMTMFIISFIIIFIMVLPLRLRFQILTGMLLTVSTVFYLAMLWLNASASGVYVACGSLFKLPLIWFATLEAVGLSLATGLVILPIAYFGWKYIHKGNPRAVGVSFDGFMSLL
- the LOC131609903 gene encoding uncharacterized protein LOC131609903 isoform X3, with the translated sequence MAPLWREGLAPEHVIELGELDPDLIPPGWEALVLELEREPEESNVASIGGADLAPQHGIEQGEFDPDDLRAFWRWQRQNIPAGNERLIRRAQASGRIIGVEQSDSTRKSFMAYATESLRNLPSKQLKTYLGIFSVTLCGLTKTSTNQFDPFKVIKSRYTPEEAFRAYYPEVVHMTMFIISFIIIFIMVLPLRLRFQILTGMLLTVSTVFYLAMLWLNASASGVYVACGSLFKLPLIWFATLEAVGLSLATGLVILPIAYFGWKYIHKGNPRAVGVSFDGFMSLL